From Solwaraspora sp. WMMD1047, the proteins below share one genomic window:
- a CDS encoding ATP-binding cassette domain-containing protein: MTWGGPGPAATGDGVRAVSWSALRGRPGTLARLGGWSVAEALPTLLAGYLTARAVDDGFLAGRLGPGLAWLGGLAAAVLVGAVGTTRAYACLGDLVEPFRDDLARRVVGGALHHATSPGGRPQTAAVARLTHQVEIVRDTFAGLVMVVRGFVFTAGAALLGLLSLAPVLAALVAGPLLVGLALFAAALPAMAARQRDYVLADERLGEAAGAALAGHRDIVACGGQSRVEATVGARIEAQATAERSLARMAAVRGLTLAVGGWLPLVVLLLAAPWLVRRGLTAGAILGALVYLSTGLQPALHALVKGVAVGGLRYAVTLRRILRATAHPSTDASPPVITAPPSMTGPSSMTGPSSMTGPSSMTGSDRAVAESAGGRPSAVSSTATWTPDRSAATWTPDRSAPADGENGGPAVAVRGLTFRYGSAARPVLDGFDLTLPAGDHLAIVGPSGAGKSTLAALIAGLLIPDAGSVRLAGRPVPASATGPDAAGLASRTALAGRRVLIPQQAYVFSGRLAENLRYLNPAAGAAELTAAIDALGMTALARRLGGLDALVDPAALSAGERQLISAVRAYLSPAPLVILDEATCHLDPAAEAQVERAFARRPGTLIVVAHRISSALRARRVLVIDGGTPLFGRHEELLGRSPTYRDLVGHWQDGPGVSDQIQPASRAIRTDSIRVRAPHLPAIRDR; this comes from the coding sequence ATGACCTGGGGCGGGCCGGGTCCTGCGGCGACCGGGGACGGCGTCCGGGCGGTGAGCTGGTCGGCGCTGCGCGGACGGCCCGGCACGCTGGCCCGGTTGGGCGGCTGGTCGGTGGCCGAGGCGCTGCCCACCCTGCTGGCCGGCTACCTGACCGCGCGGGCGGTGGACGACGGATTCCTCGCCGGGCGGCTCGGCCCCGGCCTGGCCTGGCTCGGCGGGCTGGCGGCCGCGGTGCTCGTCGGCGCGGTCGGCACCACCCGGGCGTACGCCTGCCTGGGTGACCTGGTGGAACCGTTCCGCGACGACCTGGCCCGGCGGGTGGTCGGTGGCGCGCTCCACCACGCCACCAGCCCTGGCGGCCGGCCGCAGACCGCCGCGGTGGCCCGGCTCACCCATCAGGTGGAGATCGTCCGCGACACCTTCGCGGGGCTGGTGATGGTCGTCCGTGGCTTCGTCTTCACCGCCGGCGCCGCCCTGCTCGGCCTGCTCTCCCTCGCCCCGGTGCTGGCGGCGCTGGTCGCCGGTCCGCTGCTGGTCGGACTCGCGCTGTTCGCGGCGGCCCTGCCGGCGATGGCGGCGCGACAGCGGGACTACGTGCTGGCCGACGAGCGGCTCGGCGAGGCGGCGGGCGCGGCACTGGCCGGCCACCGCGACATCGTGGCCTGTGGCGGGCAGTCGCGGGTCGAGGCGACCGTCGGCGCCCGGATCGAGGCGCAGGCAACCGCCGAGCGGTCGCTGGCCCGGATGGCGGCGGTGCGCGGCCTGACCCTCGCCGTCGGCGGCTGGCTGCCCCTGGTCGTGCTGCTGCTGGCCGCGCCATGGCTGGTGCGGCGGGGCCTGACCGCCGGCGCCATCCTGGGCGCCCTGGTCTACCTGTCAACCGGGCTGCAGCCGGCCCTGCACGCCCTGGTCAAGGGCGTCGCGGTCGGCGGCCTGCGGTACGCCGTGACGCTGCGCCGGATCCTGCGGGCCACCGCCCACCCATCGACCGACGCAAGCCCGCCGGTCATCACCGCACCACCGTCCATGACCGGACCGTCGTCCATGACCGGACCGTCGTCCATGACCGGACCGTCGTCCATGACCGGATCGGACCGAGCCGTGGCGGAGTCGGCTGGCGGTCGACCGTCCGCCGTTTCGTCGACTGCGACTTGGACGCCTGACAGGTCGGCTGCGACTTGGACGCCTGACAGGTCGGCGCCCGCCGACGGGGAGAACGGCGGACCTGCCGTCGCGGTGCGAGGCCTCACCTTCCGGTACGGATCGGCGGCCCGACCCGTACTCGACGGGTTCGACCTCACCCTGCCCGCGGGCGACCACCTGGCCATCGTCGGGCCCAGCGGCGCCGGCAAGTCCACCCTGGCCGCGCTGATCGCCGGCCTGCTGATCCCGGACGCCGGCTCGGTACGGTTGGCCGGACGCCCGGTGCCGGCCAGCGCCACCGGGCCGGACGCAGCAGGGCTGGCCAGCCGGACGGCGTTGGCCGGCCGGCGGGTCCTCATCCCGCAGCAGGCATACGTGTTCAGCGGGCGGCTGGCGGAGAACCTGCGCTACCTGAACCCGGCCGCGGGCGCGGCCGAACTCACCGCCGCCATCGACGCGCTCGGCATGACGGCGCTGGCCCGACGACTCGGCGGCCTCGACGCGTTGGTCGACCCGGCGGCGTTGTCGGCCGGCGAACGCCAGCTCATCTCGGCGGTCCGGGCGTACCTCTCGCCGGCGCCGCTGGTGATCCTGGACGAGGCGACCTGTCACCTGGACCCGGCCGCGGAGGCGCAGGTGGAGCGGGCCTTCGCCCGCCGGCCGGGCACCCTGATCGTGGTCGCACACCGGATCAGCTCCGCCCTGCGGGCCCGCCGGGTCCTCGTCATCGACGGCGGGACCCCGCTGTTCGGCCGGCACGAGGAGCTGCTGGGCCGGTCACCGACCTACCGCGATCTGGTCGGCCACTGGCAGGACGGACCCGGTGTCAGCGATCAGATCCAACCCGCCTCGCGGGCGATCCGTACCGACTCGATCCGGGTCCGGGCGCCGCACTTGCCGGCGATCCGCGACAGGTGA
- a CDS encoding GntR family transcriptional regulator, translated as MQINPGAAEFPHRQIAAQLRARIRNGDWAAGDRLPSIPAIAELFGVAKQTVQRAIDQLRVEGVLITKPGSGTYVRGTRRRLNRLSRGRYGGHRGYHADLAARYRQQLIQVGRAPAPPEVADAFGVSDGTELLVRRHLVRTEDVPVEVGASWFRLTDAAGTSLERMEAYGRPLYQEAEEAIGRRYASATDQISARQPTREEAEILQVRPDTPVLHLLHVAFDADHRPIEVAQATWPGPMTTLTEQYRIPGPSPDPDPDPGLVLG; from the coding sequence GTGCAGATCAACCCGGGCGCGGCGGAGTTCCCCCACCGGCAGATCGCCGCGCAACTGCGGGCCCGGATCCGCAACGGGGACTGGGCGGCCGGCGACCGGTTGCCGTCCATCCCGGCGATCGCCGAGCTGTTCGGCGTCGCCAAACAGACCGTGCAGCGGGCCATCGACCAGCTCCGGGTCGAGGGCGTCCTGATCACCAAGCCCGGCTCCGGGACGTACGTGCGCGGCACCCGGCGCCGGCTCAACCGGCTCTCCCGGGGCCGCTACGGCGGACATCGCGGCTACCACGCCGACCTGGCCGCCCGGTACCGCCAGCAGCTCATCCAGGTCGGCCGGGCACCCGCCCCGCCGGAGGTCGCCGACGCCTTCGGGGTCAGCGACGGCACCGAACTGCTCGTCCGCCGGCACCTGGTACGCACCGAGGACGTCCCGGTCGAGGTCGGCGCCTCCTGGTTCCGGCTCACCGACGCCGCCGGCACCTCGCTGGAACGGATGGAGGCGTACGGCCGCCCGCTCTACCAGGAGGCCGAGGAGGCCATCGGCCGGCGCTACGCCTCGGCCACCGACCAGATCAGCGCCCGCCAGCCGACCCGCGAGGAGGCCGAGATCCTGCAGGTCCGGCCGGACACGCCGGTGCTGCACCTGCTGCACGTCGCCTTCGACGCCGACCACCGGCCGATCGAGGTGGCCCAGGCGACCTGGCCCGGGCCGATGACCACGCTCACCGAGCAGTACCGGATTCCCGGACCCAGCCCGGACCCGGACCCCGACCCGGGACTCGTCCTGGGCTGA
- a CDS encoding response regulator transcription factor, producing MARILIVEEVGLLRRALRTVLSNEDDLEVIADLARVQDALGLARAVRPDVLVMDIGAGGPAAWALVDRLTREVPECAVLVLSAVPGPDTLQAALRAGVRGFVGKDLPPADLVDQIRAVLKGELVVDPGAAMAALNPPPMPLTEREREVLRVAAEGLPLKEIASRLFLAHGTVRNHLSSIMRKTGTRNRMEAIRQARQDGWI from the coding sequence GTGGCCCGAATTCTCATCGTCGAAGAGGTGGGATTGTTGCGGCGCGCACTGCGCACCGTGTTGTCGAATGAGGACGATCTGGAGGTCATTGCCGACCTCGCCCGCGTCCAGGACGCCCTCGGCCTCGCCCGGGCGGTACGGCCCGACGTACTCGTCATGGACATCGGGGCCGGTGGACCGGCCGCGTGGGCGCTGGTCGACCGGCTCACCCGGGAGGTCCCGGAGTGCGCCGTGCTGGTGTTGAGCGCGGTGCCCGGCCCGGACACGCTGCAGGCGGCGCTGCGTGCCGGCGTACGCGGCTTCGTCGGCAAGGACCTCCCGCCGGCCGACCTGGTCGACCAGATCCGTGCCGTGCTGAAGGGGGAGTTGGTGGTGGATCCGGGCGCCGCCATGGCCGCCCTGAACCCACCGCCGATGCCGCTCACCGAGCGGGAACGGGAGGTGCTCCGGGTCGCCGCGGAAGGTCTGCCGCTGAAGGAGATCGCCAGCCGGCTGTTCCTGGCCCATGGAACCGTCCGCAATCACCTGTCGTCGATCATGCGGAAGACCGGAACCCGCAACCGGATGGAGGCGATCCGGCAGGCCCGCCAGGACGGCTGGATCTGA
- a CDS encoding response regulator transcription factor, with protein sequence MAFVLSMQPDIEVVAEVDRAGEIEPALRAHCPQVLVIDLNLFGPDGPPGCDQNSGVDLPCPILLLVEPRRAGAVAAALRGGGEAMRNVGFLGNDVAPERVVEGIRRLFRGEPVLDGGLVAAALATASPLTSREAEILSIAATGWPIKEIAAKLSLSPGTVRNHLSRIAGKCGARTRIESVRIAREAGWI encoded by the coding sequence TTGGCATTCGTTCTGAGCATGCAACCCGACATCGAGGTGGTGGCGGAGGTCGACCGGGCCGGCGAGATCGAGCCGGCGCTACGGGCGCACTGTCCACAGGTCCTGGTGATCGACCTGAACCTGTTCGGCCCGGACGGGCCGCCCGGCTGTGACCAGAATTCCGGAGTGGACCTGCCCTGCCCCATCCTGCTGCTGGTCGAGCCGCGTCGGGCGGGTGCGGTCGCCGCGGCGCTGCGCGGCGGTGGCGAAGCGATGCGCAACGTCGGGTTCCTCGGCAACGACGTGGCCCCGGAGCGGGTGGTGGAGGGCATCCGCCGGCTGTTCCGCGGTGAGCCGGTGCTCGATGGGGGACTGGTCGCCGCCGCGCTGGCCACGGCCAGCCCGCTGACCAGCCGCGAGGCGGAGATCCTGAGCATCGCGGCAACCGGTTGGCCGATCAAGGAGATCGCCGCGAAGCTGTCACTGTCTCCGGGTACGGTGCGTAATCACCTGTCGCGGATCGCCGGCAAGTGCGGCGCCCGGACCCGGATCGAGTCGGTACGGATCGCCCGCGAGGCGGGTTGGATCTGA
- a CDS encoding PAC2 family protein, with amino-acid sequence MTEFDGLPVLRSPVAIAAFEGWNDAADASTAAVEHLEQVWQARQVAELDPEDFYDFQVSRPTVTMAGGETRRVEWPTTRFMVASPEGTDRDVVLIRGIEPSMRWRTFCEQVLELCHSLEVNRVVLLGALLADVPYTRPLPITGSASDPDAAQRYQLTPTRYDGPTGIVGVLHDATTRAEVDAVSFWVHVPHYANNPPCPKATLALLHRVEDVLDLPVPMADLAEEAAEWEQRVRTAAEQDAELGEYVRELEERVGDAGIQPLTGDEIAQEFEKYLRRRGGSAGPTAGSW; translated from the coding sequence GTGACCGAGTTCGACGGCCTACCCGTCCTGCGCTCCCCCGTGGCCATCGCCGCCTTCGAGGGGTGGAACGACGCCGCCGACGCGTCCACCGCCGCCGTCGAACACCTGGAACAGGTCTGGCAGGCCCGGCAGGTGGCCGAGCTGGACCCGGAGGACTTCTACGACTTCCAGGTGAGCCGCCCGACGGTCACCATGGCCGGCGGCGAGACGCGCCGGGTCGAGTGGCCGACCACCCGGTTCATGGTCGCCAGCCCGGAGGGCACCGACCGGGACGTGGTGCTGATCCGGGGCATCGAGCCGAGCATGCGCTGGCGGACCTTCTGCGAACAGGTGCTGGAGCTCTGCCACAGCCTGGAGGTCAACCGGGTCGTCCTGCTCGGCGCCTTGCTGGCGGACGTGCCGTACACCCGGCCACTGCCGATCACCGGCAGCGCGTCGGACCCCGACGCAGCCCAGCGCTACCAACTCACCCCGACCCGCTACGACGGCCCGACCGGCATCGTCGGCGTACTGCACGACGCCACCACCCGGGCCGAGGTGGACGCGGTCTCGTTCTGGGTGCACGTGCCGCACTACGCGAACAACCCGCCCTGTCCGAAAGCCACCCTGGCGCTGCTGCACCGGGTCGAGGACGTGCTGGACCTGCCGGTACCGATGGCCGACCTGGCCGAGGAGGCGGCGGAGTGGGAGCAGCGGGTCCGCACCGCCGCCGAGCAGGACGCGGAGCTCGGCGAATACGTCCGGGAGCTGGAGGAACGGGTCGGCGACGCCGGCATCCAGCCGCTCACCGGCGACGAGATCGCCCAGGAGTTCGAGAAGTACCTGCGGCGCCGGGGCGGCTCGGCCGGCCCCACCGCCGGCTCCTGGTGA
- a CDS encoding SCO1664 family protein, whose amino-acid sequence MTSSDLCATLDESDALRLLRGGQFQLEGRLVDASNTTLRARLTLDGVTARCVYKPVRGERPLWDFPDGTLAGREVSAYLVSQATGWGLVPPTVLRDGPLGPGACQLWIDEPDDAEALVGFVPSDQLPPRWFPVAGARDEDGTAYALAHADDPRLAALAVLDAVINNADRKGGHVLRGPDDRVYGVDHGVSFHVEEKLRTVLWGWAGRPLPAEAVEVLRRLAGAVAGPLGAELAEHLTTAEIAELAGRVDRLVEQGRFPLPPQDWPAMPWPPI is encoded by the coding sequence ATGACCTCCTCCGACCTGTGCGCGACGCTCGACGAGAGCGACGCCCTGCGGCTGCTGCGCGGCGGTCAGTTCCAGCTGGAGGGGCGGCTGGTCGACGCCTCCAACACCACCCTGCGCGCCCGGCTGACCCTGGACGGGGTGACCGCCCGCTGCGTCTACAAGCCGGTCCGCGGCGAGCGGCCGCTCTGGGACTTTCCGGACGGCACCCTGGCGGGGCGGGAGGTCAGCGCCTACCTGGTCTCCCAGGCCACCGGATGGGGACTGGTGCCCCCCACCGTGCTGCGCGACGGCCCGCTCGGGCCGGGCGCCTGCCAGCTCTGGATCGACGAGCCCGACGACGCCGAGGCGCTGGTCGGCTTCGTGCCGTCCGACCAGCTGCCGCCGCGGTGGTTCCCGGTGGCGGGCGCCCGCGACGAAGACGGCACCGCGTACGCGCTGGCGCATGCCGACGACCCCCGGCTGGCGGCGTTGGCGGTCCTGGACGCGGTGATCAACAACGCCGACCGCAAGGGCGGCCACGTGCTCCGCGGCCCGGACGACCGGGTCTACGGGGTGGATCACGGCGTCAGCTTCCACGTGGAGGAGAAGCTGCGTACGGTGCTCTGGGGCTGGGCCGGCCGGCCGTTGCCGGCGGAGGCGGTCGAGGTGCTGCGCCGGCTGGCCGGCGCGGTGGCCGGCCCGCTCGGCGCCGAGCTCGCCGAGCATCTGACGACGGCGGAGATCGCCGAGCTGGCCGGCCGGGTGGACCGGTTGGTGGAGCAGGGCCGGTTCCCGCTCCCGCCGCAGGACTGGCCGGCGATGCCCTGGCCGCCCATCTGA
- a CDS encoding glycosyltransferase 87 family protein codes for MAGRRAGLIWLLYGITAAVSVALVLRRPSWDRLSDLHIYHGAVRHLRSGSPLYSYVADNGGPFTYPPFAAVILWPIGALPEPVVQAGWLAATCAAVVAIAVALGGVLAVAGPRRQLVIAAVACALLVSAPVQSNLRFGQVSIFIVLLALVDGMGLTPARYRGLLVGMAAAIKLTPLLFVGYFLLARRYRDAARAGAAFVGCAVVGAAVLPGDSLTFWSGTIVNTSRIGNLASLGNQSLHGMLLRVGVDGNTLPVLWAALVVVVCGVALLRARALESAGQPAYAAVLVGCATVAASPVSWTHHQVWPVLAAMLLIGTRGVARRAAGFALLTVLVLSLGALLSQVSRTTGLQFLFENARALAAIAICLAGFGAVAVTAGRRAPARRGGLRVAAVAAVTLAFFAVQPLPAGADPTFKAYAMSDVDNPRYFFVCRTRADCAAFAAGAPIRIGTAAERTKVRVNGVVDATIARLEYQSAPGGAARVIPLLPVYPGQRAFSFRSANLSHGRLVAYDAAGTPVATYTEELAAR; via the coding sequence ATGGCGGGGCGCAGGGCGGGGCTGATCTGGCTTCTGTACGGAATCACCGCGGCCGTCTCCGTGGCGCTGGTGCTGCGACGGCCGAGCTGGGACCGCCTCTCCGACCTGCACATCTACCACGGCGCGGTGCGACACCTGCGGTCCGGCTCTCCGCTGTACTCCTACGTGGCCGACAACGGCGGTCCGTTCACCTACCCGCCGTTCGCCGCGGTGATCCTCTGGCCGATCGGCGCGCTCCCGGAGCCGGTGGTGCAGGCGGGCTGGCTGGCGGCCACCTGCGCGGCGGTGGTGGCCATCGCGGTGGCGCTCGGCGGCGTACTCGCGGTTGCCGGCCCGCGGCGGCAGCTGGTGATCGCGGCGGTCGCCTGCGCCCTGCTGGTTTCCGCCCCGGTGCAGAGCAACCTGCGGTTCGGGCAGGTCAGCATCTTCATCGTGCTGCTGGCCCTGGTCGACGGGATGGGACTGACGCCGGCCCGGTACCGGGGGCTGCTGGTCGGGATGGCGGCCGCCATCAAGCTGACCCCGCTGCTCTTCGTCGGCTACTTCCTGCTCGCCCGCCGGTACCGCGACGCGGCCCGGGCCGGCGCCGCGTTCGTCGGCTGTGCGGTGGTCGGCGCGGCGGTCCTGCCCGGCGACAGCCTGACCTTCTGGTCCGGCACCATCGTCAACACGTCTCGGATCGGCAACCTGGCATCGCTGGGCAACCAGTCGCTGCACGGGATGCTGCTGCGGGTCGGCGTGGACGGGAACACCCTGCCGGTGCTCTGGGCCGCGCTGGTCGTCGTGGTGTGCGGGGTGGCGCTGCTGCGGGCCCGGGCGCTGGAGTCGGCCGGACAGCCGGCGTACGCGGCGGTGCTGGTGGGCTGCGCGACGGTCGCGGCGTCGCCGGTCTCCTGGACGCACCACCAGGTCTGGCCGGTGCTGGCGGCGATGCTGCTGATCGGCACCCGGGGGGTGGCCCGCCGGGCGGCCGGTTTCGCCCTGCTGACCGTTCTGGTGCTGTCCCTCGGTGCCCTGCTCAGCCAGGTGTCCCGGACCACCGGCCTGCAGTTCCTCTTCGAGAACGCCCGGGCGCTGGCCGCCATCGCGATCTGTCTGGCCGGCTTCGGCGCGGTGGCGGTCACCGCCGGCCGGCGGGCTCCGGCCCGCCGCGGCGGCCTGCGGGTGGCGGCCGTGGCCGCGGTGACGCTGGCGTTCTTCGCCGTGCAGCCGTTGCCGGCCGGCGCCGATCCGACCTTCAAGGCGTACGCGATGTCCGACGTCGACAATCCGCGCTACTTCTTCGTCTGCCGAACGCGGGCGGACTGCGCCGCGTTCGCCGCCGGGGCGCCGATCAGGATCGGTACCGCGGCGGAGCGGACCAAGGTGCGGGTCAACGGTGTGGTCGACGCGACGATCGCCCGGCTGGAGTACCAGTCGGCGCCGGGCGGTGCCGCCCGGGTGATCCCGCTGCTGCCGGTGTACCCCGGGCAGCGGGCGTTCTCGTTCCGGTCGGCGAACCTGTCCCACGGTCGGCTGGTCGCGTACGACGCGGCCGGTACGCCGGTGGCCACCTACACCGAGGAACTGGCCGCCCGCTGA
- a CDS encoding MFS transporter produces the protein MTATLEPLRYLTFRLLVVGRTVTMLGNSVAPIALGFAVLDLTGSARDLGLVVGARSVTNVVFVLFGGVLADRLPRGLVLVGASAFAAGTQLAVAASVLTGTATIPLLIGLSAVNGIAGAIALPAASALLPQTVPAEVRQQANAINRLGFNGAMILGASIGGVLVAAVGPGWGLAVDAAAFALAAIVFSRLRVPSAAADPVDGVGGGPARVIAELREGWAEVSSRTWLWVVVAGAAVVNAALAGGLHVLGPVVADETIGRLGWGLVLATETAGMVIGGIIALRLRIRRFLRFGVICSLGDVLLLGALGLTPRLGVLLLCAFVAGVAFEQLGVAWETTIQEHVPPEKLARVYSYDMLGSLVAVPIGQLAAGPLADAYGARATLVGAAVLCALALLGILLSREVREIQNTLPATG, from the coding sequence ATGACGGCGACCCTGGAACCCCTGCGGTACCTGACGTTCCGGTTGCTTGTCGTCGGCCGCACCGTCACGATGCTCGGCAACTCCGTGGCGCCGATCGCGCTCGGGTTCGCCGTCCTGGACCTGACCGGGTCGGCCCGCGACCTCGGCCTGGTGGTCGGCGCGCGGTCGGTGACGAACGTCGTCTTCGTGCTCTTCGGCGGGGTGCTCGCCGACCGACTGCCGCGTGGTCTGGTGCTGGTCGGGGCGAGCGCGTTCGCCGCCGGCACCCAACTCGCGGTCGCCGCCAGCGTCCTGACCGGGACCGCGACCATCCCGCTGCTGATCGGGCTTTCCGCCGTCAACGGGATCGCCGGCGCGATCGCCCTGCCGGCGGCCTCGGCGCTGCTGCCCCAGACCGTGCCCGCCGAGGTCCGGCAGCAGGCCAACGCGATAAACCGGCTCGGCTTCAACGGCGCGATGATCCTGGGCGCCTCGATCGGCGGTGTCCTGGTCGCCGCGGTCGGCCCCGGCTGGGGTCTGGCCGTCGACGCGGCCGCCTTCGCGCTGGCCGCGATCGTCTTCTCCCGACTGCGGGTCCCCAGCGCCGCCGCTGACCCGGTCGACGGCGTCGGTGGCGGCCCGGCCCGCGTCATCGCGGAGCTGCGCGAGGGTTGGGCGGAGGTTTCCTCCCGTACCTGGTTGTGGGTGGTGGTGGCGGGCGCCGCGGTCGTCAACGCCGCCCTCGCCGGTGGCCTGCACGTGCTCGGCCCGGTGGTCGCCGACGAGACGATCGGCCGGTTGGGTTGGGGGCTGGTGCTCGCGACCGAGACGGCCGGCATGGTGATCGGCGGCATCATCGCCCTGCGGTTGCGGATCCGCCGGTTCCTGCGGTTCGGGGTGATCTGCAGCCTCGGTGACGTGCTGCTGCTCGGCGCGCTCGGGCTGACTCCCCGGCTGGGGGTGCTGCTGCTCTGCGCGTTCGTGGCCGGGGTGGCGTTCGAGCAGCTGGGGGTGGCGTGGGAGACCACCATCCAGGAGCACGTCCCGCCCGAGAAGCTGGCACGGGTCTACTCCTACGACATGCTCGGGTCGCTGGTGGCGGTGCCGATCGGCCAGCTCGCGGCCGGACCGCTGGCCGACGCGTACGGCGCCCGCGCCACCCTGGTCGGGGCCGCCGTGCTGTGCGCGCTCGCCCTGCTCGGCATCCTGCTCAGCCGCGAGGTCCGCGAGATCCAGAACACCCTGCCCGCGACCGGCTGA
- the mshC gene encoding cysteine--1-D-myo-inosityl 2-amino-2-deoxy-alpha-D-glucopyranoside ligase — protein MDSWVGHEIPRLPGTGEPLTLFDSARGGPHPTRPAGPATMYVCGITPYDATHLGHAATMMTFDLVQRMWRDAGHPVTYVQNVTDIDDPLLERAERDGEDWVVLAMRETALFREDMEALRIIPPTHYVGAVESIPAIADRVRRLLDDGAGYRLDDGSGDVYFDLAAAPRFGYESNLPREQMLLLSAERGGDPQRPGKRDPLDPLLWRGARDGEPAWDGGPLGPGRPGWHIECAVIALDLLGDSIDVQGGGNDLIFPHHECSAAHAERLTGIAPFARHYVHAGMIGLAGEKMSKSRGNLVFVSRLRADRVDPMALRLALLAGHYRADRQWTDELLKDGVQRLGRWREAVRAAAGPAGTELLAGVRGRLADDLDTPGVLALVDRWADAALAGDGADRGAPALVAETVDALLGVRL, from the coding sequence ATGGACTCCTGGGTGGGGCACGAGATTCCGCGGCTGCCGGGCACGGGTGAGCCGTTGACCCTGTTCGACTCGGCCCGGGGCGGGCCGCACCCGACCCGCCCCGCCGGCCCGGCCACCATGTACGTCTGCGGCATCACCCCGTACGACGCGACCCACCTCGGCCACGCCGCGACCATGATGACCTTCGACCTGGTGCAGCGGATGTGGCGGGACGCCGGGCATCCGGTGACCTACGTGCAGAACGTCACCGACATCGACGACCCGCTGCTGGAGCGGGCGGAGCGCGACGGTGAGGACTGGGTGGTCCTGGCGATGCGGGAGACCGCGCTGTTCCGGGAGGACATGGAGGCGCTGCGGATCATCCCGCCGACGCACTACGTCGGGGCGGTCGAGTCGATCCCGGCGATCGCCGACCGGGTCCGCCGGCTGCTCGACGACGGCGCCGGCTACCGGCTCGACGACGGCTCCGGCGACGTCTACTTCGACCTCGCCGCGGCGCCCCGGTTCGGCTACGAGTCGAACCTGCCCCGGGAGCAGATGCTGCTCCTGTCGGCCGAGCGCGGCGGCGACCCGCAGCGGCCTGGCAAGCGCGACCCGCTCGATCCGCTGCTCTGGCGCGGCGCCCGGGACGGCGAGCCGGCCTGGGACGGCGGGCCGCTCGGGCCGGGCCGCCCCGGCTGGCACATCGAGTGCGCGGTGATCGCGCTGGACCTGCTGGGCGACAGCATCGACGTGCAGGGCGGCGGCAACGACCTGATCTTCCCGCACCACGAGTGTTCCGCCGCGCACGCCGAGCGGCTGACCGGTATCGCGCCGTTCGCCCGGCACTACGTGCACGCGGGCATGATCGGGCTGGCTGGCGAGAAGATGTCGAAGTCCCGGGGCAACCTGGTCTTCGTCTCCCGGCTGCGGGCCGACCGGGTGGATCCGATGGCGCTTCGGCTGGCCCTGCTCGCCGGCCACTACCGGGCCGACCGGCAGTGGACCGACGAGTTGCTCAAGGACGGCGTACAGCGGTTGGGCCGGTGGCGGGAGGCGGTCCGGGCCGCCGCGGGTCCGGCCGGGACGGAGCTGCTCGCCGGGGTACGCGGCCGCCTCGCCGACGACCTGGACACCCCGGGTGTGTTGGCGCTTGTCGACCGGTGGGCCGACGCCGCGCTGGCCGGCGACGGCGCCGACCGGGGGGCTCCGGCGTTGGTCGCCGAGACGGTCGACGCGCTGCTGGGCGTCCGGCTGTAG
- a CDS encoding helix-turn-helix domain-containing protein, with translation MSWGDDADRDQTVELRALAHPVRLRILSLLTGADLTAAEIARELDLTHANASYHLRHLLASGLIEVAGEERIRGGVAKRYRYDVTGDLDRPDRPVPEGAPPDPQQRLVYAALAAELRRRSAAMRRSQRNYLADAELWLDPDAWSEIRDRIAEASDDLHRAARPPRSAGTVKISATVALFRMAEQPR, from the coding sequence ATGTCTTGGGGAGATGACGCCGACCGCGACCAGACCGTCGAGCTGCGCGCGCTCGCCCACCCGGTCCGGCTGCGGATCCTGTCGCTGCTGACCGGCGCGGACCTGACCGCCGCCGAGATCGCCCGCGAGCTCGACCTGACCCACGCCAACGCCAGCTACCACCTGCGACACCTGCTGGCCAGCGGCCTGATCGAGGTGGCCGGCGAGGAGCGGATCCGCGGCGGGGTGGCCAAGCGCTACCGGTACGACGTGACGGGCGACCTGGACCGTCCGGACCGTCCGGTGCCCGAGGGCGCGCCGCCGGACCCGCAGCAACGGCTGGTCTACGCCGCCCTCGCGGCCGAACTGCGCCGCCGGTCGGCGGCCATGCGCCGTTCCCAGCGCAACTACCTGGCCGACGCGGAGCTGTGGCTCGACCCCGATGCCTGGTCCGAGATCCGGGATCGGATCGCCGAGGCCAGCGACGACCTGCACCGGGCCGCCCGCCCGCCGCGCAGCGCCGGGACGGTGAAGATCAGCGCCACCGTCGCACTGTTCAGGATGGCGGAGCAGCCCCGATGA